The genomic region AAGGCGTTGGCATAATAGGTCTAAAAGCTCTTCCTCTCGTTTTTTGATATTGTTAACACCCATGTCCTCTTTTAATTGTATACAAAGAGCGGTTCGAATCGCTTGTAAAAAGCCCGGTGTTCCTCCATCTTCTCTTTCTTCTATATTCGTTATATAGCCACGACCGCCCCAAGGGTTGGTCCAGGTGACTGTACCGCCACCTGGATGGTCAGGTATATGATTTTTATATAAAGCACGATCAAAAATTAATACACCACTAGTTCCTGGCCCTCCAAGAAATTTATGGGGAGAAAAGACGATTGCATCGAGCTTCTCGAGTGGGTCATCAGGGTGCATATTTATTTCAACATAAGGGGCTGATGCAGCAAAGTCAATAATGGCAATTCCACCAAACTCGTGGATCATTTTAGCTAATTGATGATAAGGAGTTTGGATGCCAGAAACATTTGAGCAAGCGGAAAATGCACCAATTTTTGTCTTTCTATTTGCATAAACTTTTAATAATTGATGGAAGGCCTCTAAATCAATGAGTCCGTCTTTGTCTGGCGGAATGACGACCACTTCACAAATGGTTTCTATCCAAGAAGTGTGGTTTGAGTGGTGTTCCATATGGGTGATAAAAACTATAGGCCTTTCATCTTGAGGAATAGTGGACTTATCGAATTGTTCTGGATATTTAAGTCCGAGAATTCGTTGAAGCTTATTAATAACACCAGTCATACCTGTCCCTTCTGTAATAATAATATCGTCTTCGTTAGCATTAACATGTTTTTTGATTACTTTATGTGCATGTTTATAAGCGTTTGTCATAAATTGGCCTGTCCAATTCGACTCAGTGTGGGTATTGGCCACAAAAGGACTAAATTCTGTCAGCATTTTATTTTCGATTGGTCCGTACATTCTTCCACTTGCTACCCAATCAAAATAGTGTATTTCTTTTTCGCCAAATGGAGTTGTAATTGGATGATGATGTCCAATTACGTTTTGTCGAAATGGTTTAAAATAAGCTTCTAATTCCATTAGAATTCCCCCTCTAAACGATGTACCTCCAGTTTAACAGAAATTGACGAAAAAGCTCGAATTTTGCTCCGATTGAACTTTAGGACTGGAGGAGGATGAGAAGGGAGCGGTTTGACAATTAAAATATTGCCGGAGCTGTGCATACAAATAGATAGGGATGTAATATATTTTTATAGGAAGAAAAATATTCATGAACAGGTAAATACTTGTACGGTATAACGAAAAACATGTATAGTAAAAATAACTTGATACAACACTATCAATATAATATTGAAGTAGATGATGTGGCGAAGGAGGAACAAGCGATGAGCATTGTAAATGAATGTATTTCTAAACAACAAGGATTTACACTTCACACTGTTAAAACAGATAAGTATAAAACGAATACGATTGTTTGGAAAATGAAAGCACCATTAACGAATGAGGATGTAACTGTAAGAGGGCTATTGCCTTATGTATTACAAAGCAGTACAGCCACTTATACGACGACAACGGCATTGCGTTCATATTTAGATGATTTATACGGGGCGAATTTTTTCGTTGATTTAAGCAAAAAAGGAGAAAATCATGTCATAAGCTTTTCAATCGAAATTGCGAATGAAAAATTTTTAACGAATTCTCCACCATTATTAAAGAAAGCGCTCGCGTTTTTAGCAGATGTTATTTTGAATCCAAATTTAGAGAACGGATCATTTCATGATGGCACTGTTGAACAAGAGAAAAGAAATCAAAAGCAACGAATTCAAGCTATTTACGATGACAAAATGCGTTTCTCAAGTGCTAGACTTGTCCAAGAAATGTGTAAAGGTGAACCTTATGCTATCCAACCAGCTGGTATAAAAGAGGAGGTAGAGGGGGTTACATCAAATAATCTATTCGATTATTACAAAAGAGCGATTAATGAAGATGAGTTAGATTTATATGTTATTGGGGACGTAGATGATCAAGAGGTAAATACGTATTGTGAAGAGCTATTTCATCTGAGTGAAAGACAAGGGCAAGCATCGAGTGTTACGAGGAGTAGTGAGCGAAGCGAAATTCAAGTCATTAAAGAAGAGCAGGCAGTGAATCAAGGGAAATTAAACATTGGGTACCGTACTCATGTCACATATGGTGAGACAGACTATTATGCACTTCAGCTCTTTAACGGAATATTTGGTGGCTTCTCCCACAGTAAGTTGTTTATTAATGTTCGTGAAAAGGCAAGTCTTGCATACTATGCTGCTAGTCGTTTAGAAAGTCACAAAGCGTTGCTTATGGTGATGTCTGGCATTGATATTAATCACTATGATCAAGCTGTTACAATCATTAAAGAACAGATGGAAGAAATGAAGCAAGGCAACTTTACTGAAGATGAAATCGATCAAACAAAAGCGGTTATTCGTAATCAATTGTTAGAAACGATTGATACAGCTAGAGGGTTAGTTGAAGTTCTATATCATAATGTAGTAGCTAAAACAAACATACATTTGAACGATTGGTTGACTCAAATTGAAAAAACGACAAAAGATGAAATTATCGATGTAGCACAAAAGATAGAAATGGATACAATCTATTTTTTAACAGGAATGGAGGGAGAGCAATGAAAAAAATTCAATTTAACCAACTAGATGAGGAGCTATATTATGAAAAAATGGAAAATGGGTTAGATGTTTATATTCTTCCTAAAAAAGGTTTTAACAAAACGTTTTCCACATTCACAACAAAATATGGCTCAATCGATAATCATTTTCTCCCATTAAATCAGAATAGCCTTGTGAAAGTACCAGATGGAATTGCGCATTTTTTAGAGCATAAGCTTTTTGAAAAAGAAGATGGTGATGTGTTTCAACAGTTTAGTAAACAAGGAGCCTCAGCTAATGCATTTACATCGTTTACTAGAACAGCCTATTTATTTTCAAGCACGTCTAATGTGGAACAAAATTTAGAAACATTGATGGATTTTGTACAATCACCTTATTTCTCGGAAAAATCAGTGGAAAAGGAAAAGGGGATCATCGGTCAAGAAATACGTATGTATGATGATAATCCTGATTGGCGTTTGTATTTTGGGCTTATTCAAAATATGTTTCACAACCATCCGGTTAAAATTGATATAGCTGGTACGGTGGATTCAATAAGTGAGATTACGAAAGATATGTTGTATGAGTGTTATGAAACATTTTATCATCCGAGCAATATGCTCCTCTTTATTGTGGGGCCTGTTGATCCAGTTGAAATGATGACCCAAGTAAGAGAGAATCAAGACAAGAAGGATTATGAAAAACAGGAGGAGGTTGAGCGTAAGTTTGAACAAGAACCTAGCACTGTTGCTCAAACTAAAAGAGTATTGAAAATGAATGTTCAGTCCTCTAAATGTCTTGTTGGAATTAAATCGATTGATGTTAACCAATCTGGGAAAGAGCTGTTAAAAAATGAACTTACTGTCAATATTTTGTTAGATATGTTATTCGGTAAGAGCTCAACTTCTTACTTTGAATTGTACAATTCTGGCTTAATTGATGATAGTTTTTCTTATGATTATACGCAAGAGAATGGCTTTGGCTTTTTAATGGTAGGTGGCGACACCGAAAAGCCAGACGAATTAGCAGAGCGGGTTAAAACTATTTTACTTGAAGCGAAAGAAGGACTTCATTTAACCGAAGAAAGTCTTGAAAGAACGAGAAAGAAAAAAATAGGTGGCTTTCTACGATCCGTTAATTCACCAGAGTATATTGCAAATCAATTTACTAGGTATGCATTTAATGACATGAATTTATTTGATGTCGTTCCAACTTTAGAAGAAATTACGTTCCACGATGTTGTTGACAGTGCTCGCAAAATGATTGAACAAGAACGAATGACTGTTTGTCAAATTGTTCCACAGTAGTTATCGATGTCTACCATACGTAGACGAGCGCTCAGAAAAATCTGAGCGTTTTTTTATGCTTTTAATTTATTTAAATGAACGATAAGCCGATAAGCTGTTGCATGGATGACTTTGAGTGCATCATGATGTTTATAACATACATAGCCATTGTATAAATCACTTAATCGTCAAGGGTGCGTGGCCCTTGGTGAATTAAAAATAAAATTCTGAAGCTCTAGTAAGGATAGGGCTAGTATGATTTCCAATCAGATAGCCATATATCCTAGATGCTTTAACAATCGTTGTTGCAGACTATTTTAGTCTTTCCTTTTCTAGTTCATCTTTTTTCGTTACAATACGAATGAAAGGTGGCTATTAGAATGCAGAAAGGCAAGTACGTCCTCATTACAGGCGCGAGTGGTGGAATTGGTCAAGCAGTTGCGAGAAAGCTGGCCTCACTCGGTTGGAATCTTTATTTACATTATCATTCTAACGAAGAAGAAATCCAAGCGTTGGTTAAAGAGTTACGCAATGAAAAAATAGATATTATATCTTTAAAGGCAGATTTATCCCGACCTGTGGAAGCAGTTCATTTAACGAAACATATTCATACACTACATAGTATTGTTCACTGTTCAGGCACAGCGCAATATAGCTTATTTCAGGACATAAAGGAACAGGAAATGGATACTCTTTGGAATGTTCATATGAAAAGCCCAATGATGATGACTCAATCACTCTTACCTAAACTTCTTGCTACGAAAGGCAGTATCGTTATCATATCATCCAT from Bacillus spongiae harbors:
- the ymfI gene encoding elongation factor P 5-aminopentanone reductase yields the protein MQKGKYVLITGASGGIGQAVARKLASLGWNLYLHYHSNEEEIQALVKELRNEKIDIISLKADLSRPVEAVHLTKHIHTLHSIVHCSGTAQYSLFQDIKEQEMDTLWNVHMKSPMMMTQSLLPKLLATKGSIVIISSIWGQTGAACEVVYSSVKGAQISFVKALAKELGRSEVRVNAVAPGVVDTNMISGFSESEKMEMKEDIPFGRFAYPSETADAVAYLVSDQSSYITGQVLGVNGGWYM
- a CDS encoding aminotransferase class V-fold PLP-dependent enzyme, whose product is MELEAYFKPFRQNVIGHHHPITTPFGEKEIHYFDWVASGRMYGPIENKMLTEFSPFVANTHTESNWTGQFMTNAYKHAHKVIKKHVNANEDDIIITEGTGMTGVINKLQRILGLKYPEQFDKSTIPQDERPIVFITHMEHHSNHTSWIETICEVVVIPPDKDGLIDLEAFHQLLKVYANRKTKIGAFSACSNVSGIQTPYHQLAKMIHEFGGIAIIDFAASAPYVEINMHPDDPLEKLDAIVFSPHKFLGGPGTSGVLIFDRALYKNHIPDHPGGGTVTWTNPWGGRGYITNIEEREDGGTPGFLQAIRTALCIQLKEDMGVNNIKKREEELLDLLCQRLAGIPKVHIMAGKHRKRLPIISFYVEGIHYNLVVRLLNDLYGIQVRGGCSCAGTYGHYLLNIDKEMSDTISSEIESGGLVAKPGWVRVSLHPTMENKDVDYITDALKYIIEHISDLETDYQFIPSLNDFEHQAKVDQQISSYFHLPLHKTK
- the yfmH gene encoding EF-P 5-aminopentanol modification-associated protein YfmH is translated as MKKIQFNQLDEELYYEKMENGLDVYILPKKGFNKTFSTFTTKYGSIDNHFLPLNQNSLVKVPDGIAHFLEHKLFEKEDGDVFQQFSKQGASANAFTSFTRTAYLFSSTSNVEQNLETLMDFVQSPYFSEKSVEKEKGIIGQEIRMYDDNPDWRLYFGLIQNMFHNHPVKIDIAGTVDSISEITKDMLYECYETFYHPSNMLLFIVGPVDPVEMMTQVRENQDKKDYEKQEEVERKFEQEPSTVAQTKRVLKMNVQSSKCLVGIKSIDVNQSGKELLKNELTVNILLDMLFGKSSTSYFELYNSGLIDDSFSYDYTQENGFGFLMVGGDTEKPDELAERVKTILLEAKEGLHLTEESLERTRKKKIGGFLRSVNSPEYIANQFTRYAFNDMNLFDVVPTLEEITFHDVVDSARKMIEQERMTVCQIVPQ
- the yfmF gene encoding EF-P 5-aminopentanol modification-associated protein YfmF, which produces MSIVNECISKQQGFTLHTVKTDKYKTNTIVWKMKAPLTNEDVTVRGLLPYVLQSSTATYTTTTALRSYLDDLYGANFFVDLSKKGENHVISFSIEIANEKFLTNSPPLLKKALAFLADVILNPNLENGSFHDGTVEQEKRNQKQRIQAIYDDKMRFSSARLVQEMCKGEPYAIQPAGIKEEVEGVTSNNLFDYYKRAINEDELDLYVIGDVDDQEVNTYCEELFHLSERQGQASSVTRSSERSEIQVIKEEQAVNQGKLNIGYRTHVTYGETDYYALQLFNGIFGGFSHSKLFINVREKASLAYYAASRLESHKALLMVMSGIDINHYDQAVTIIKEQMEEMKQGNFTEDEIDQTKAVIRNQLLETIDTARGLVEVLYHNVVAKTNIHLNDWLTQIEKTTKDEIIDVAQKIEMDTIYFLTGMEGEQ